The following proteins are co-located in the Besnoitia besnoiti strain Bb-Ger1 chromosome Unknown contig00007, whole genome shotgun sequence genome:
- a CDS encoding uncharacterized protein (encoded by transcript BESB_072960) has product MADWASSRGAGAADASSSPVNGMGTRGGESLEREALQSPSSSVSSAPPSCARSSSGCSTPAASVSPLSARPADTHEGGLRGGDGERKPSRGERVKGSATSVSTETVSTGSSYASCVSSSSPSPGGSDPSSPTSPSPQPSSASAGTRPPSPSSGGGGGESAAGAAAAHVQPAKRRSSLSPSCEGVASFLSVFFAPCPSSRQALSLLLQLLSLREIVTGLLPASPLLLAPVAEVFRSLHRRAPPRRVRPALFDWSAHLRKSHAEATSMRASSSPASPPPSETPTVVFCTPRSAGLLPLSRLTLSPQHLSLLPRDSLLNLLAPPAGDRGECISLVLGRGKRRKIQPFGHEGSHAQRGACACSASGRDRQRTRVSSTRCACPVGSADALAAEASLWEIDFSCFSVRHWKRLGEEGDDAAAVSGGLLSPQQDPEGGDRHRGAQKPAAAGYSCASGDAARSGGGEPRPCEGLQASRGGDLDGEGEETGRGSPSGARRSLAEDAKKKRAEGGRDEAGFLSRFAATGKLRGLRISSSEVNMHAVKVLREAITREGSQRGREGSPQRGSPGFIASASPSTCSPAASVAAPSRAASTSRGIAAFSLHHCGVSMGGFHALCVSVLPLFGASLRELSVVNCRLAAADMSALSLALVRLPSVEVLDLADNLLRDEGAITLLLALISSHRLFSFENERARSAEPAAREDAADEAEASSAARDGGEARRQSRAAAAPLSEEALPVQAAAASPGSAAGCELFPGGRFSQVSSPSPPAPAGLRSLNLSGNEIEGERLFRVLLKAYVGACAADLEVLDLANNRLDGDVVLCLRDAMAQRKRGRQLFQAQQQQTRDVQAATQVEALVAERDSTKDLDGGDFPPPEPRGRAAREAENGEGACGGLARSFPVKCRESASEREADAWAGAVVDLRENFCGCERSSSGEALGSHARKPVGCLGVVDNTLLSCGERRRPSKRLHGKQTGGESAAPSPPADESDAATARGVPREVSDHGGGNQRAERAQPGAETQALPPAVWRCGFLIDVCDCRLREKARQEEAARRCPWVGRRREKSLKEYFAAWGTVQREQFRALLAADAVFTSAVIEECAEDDEACDPCAGAAPQESASPEPETGAEEKELVAQGELQLLEYGEAPLRRGDREGPLAVGGEAEEEKRRARSEEGGRPLSAELTRCAAGLPRPPAEAPAEGGEEAAVCLVPDYASDGLAASSDASEDAEGGERSRYAGPRPASRPSSPCLAPPSPFSAFSSASRVPLVAARSVSWSREDAARSQDLHGKHAEAGSDADAADEAGAGGVAMGRYASSSSVCSEQRAGERSSWTTRGEGDEEGYSSSEASDPEGERGYEEDEEEEEDGDERCFLFRGRNQGPPASVLLRKKFKRLQRQLARSAGDEDDPRLSPRTRLLRRLIDGERRRGAESTAEGVAESSDCAETDGGSDEDDTARVAARGGMKRRHGRHAEAESESEATELRGKSVKRRDCGGDAATDSEGERLLRGHSKAGRAEEEKGDDADAATRRPLTLASGDAADELAPMGARKRQKKATDDDAGYEAEHCREAPREASGTRRGPAAAGAPSTRGVASRSVAEEEDEDESYKEDEEDTDEDESSESSERSDGEEDEAVDAEELAELLMEATAAAQEATSSASTRGTRGRDDGGRRDRRR; this is encoded by the coding sequence ATGGCGGACTGGGCTTCGTctcggggggcgggggcggccgATGCCAGCAGCAGCCCCGTGAATGGGATGGGCACTCGCGGGGGGGAGAGCCttgagcgcgaggcgctgcagtcgcccagctcgtctgtctcgtccgcccccccctcttgCGCGCGGTCTTCTTCTGGCTGCTCCACccctgcggcctccgtctcgccgctctccgcccgCCCGGCTGACACACACGAGGGGGGCCTgaggggcggagacggggaGCGGAAGCCGAGCCGAGGGGAGAGAGTGAAGGGGAGCGCCACCTCTGTCTCAACAGAGACCGTGTCCACGGGTTCTTCCTACGCGTCGTGTgtgtcgtcgtcgtcgccctcgccgggGGGTTCAGATCCTTCCTCGCCCacgtcgccctctcctcagccgtcgtctgcctccgcggggaCACGCCcgccctctccttcttccgggggcggaggaggagagtcggcggcgggggccgccgccgcccacgtccagcctgcgaagcggcggagctcCCTGTCGCCCTCCTGTGAGGGGGTCGCGTCCTTTctgtctgtcttcttcgctccgTGCCCGTCTTCGCGGCAGGCCCTGAGTCTACTCCTCCAGCTTCTTTCACTCCGCGAAATCGTGACAGGTCTTCTGCCCGCTTCGCCGCTCCTCCTAGCGCCAGTCGCAGAAGTCTTCCGCTCGCTtcaccgccgcgcgccgccgcgccgggtCCGACCCGCCCTTTTTGACTGGAGCGCCCACCTGAGGAAGTCGcatgcggaggcgacgagcatgcgtgcctcctcgtcgcctgcctctcccccGCCGTCAGAGACTCCCACAGTGGTCTTTTGTACTCCCCGGAGTGcaggccttcttcctctATCTCGGCTCACGTTGTCTCCCCAGCatctctcgctgctgcctcgcgacTCGCTGCTCAACCTGctggcgcctccggcgggcgACCGGGGCGAGTGCATCTCACTCGTTCTGGGTCGCgggaaacgaagaaaaatACAGCCGTTCGGGCACGaaggcagccacgcgcagcgaggcgcatgcgcctgctCAGCCTCTGGGCGCGACCGACAGCGCACACGCGTCTCCTCCACAAGGTGCGCGTGTCCCGTGGGGTCGGCAGATGCGcttgcggcggaggcgagcctcTGGGAGATCGACTTTTCCTGCTTCTCTGTGAGGCACTGGAAGCGGCtgggggaggagggcgacgatgCAGCGGCCGTCTCTGgcggtctcctctcgccgcagcaggaccccgagggcggagacaggcacagaggcgcacagaaaccggcggcggcgggctaTTCGTGTGCCtcaggagacgcggcgcgcagcggcggcggcgagccgaggcCGTGCGAaggcctgcaggcgtcgcgcgggGGCGACCtagacggcgaaggagaggagacaggtCGAGGGTCCCCGTCGGGGGCTCGGCGTAGCCTtgcagaggacgcgaaaaagaagcgcgcggagggagggcgcgacgaggcTGGTTTTCTGTCTCGTTTTGCGGCGACTGGGAAACTCCGTGGGCTGCGGATTTCGTCCTCCGAAGTGAACATGCACGCCGTGAaggtgctgcgcgaggccaTCACGCGGGAGGGGAGTCAGCGTGGCAGAGAAGGCAGTCCGCAGAGAGGCTCTCCAGGGTTCATCGCTtcggcttcgccttcgacgtgctcgccagcggcctctgttgcggcgccgtcgcgcgcggcgtccacgTCTCGCGGGATTGCGGCATTTTCGCTGCATCACTGCGGAGTGAGTATGGGGGGTTTCCACGCCCTGTGCGTGTCGGTGTTGCCACTTTTCGGCGCGAGTTTGCGCGAACTTTCTGTGGTCAACTGccggctggcggctgcggacaTGTCTGCGCTTTCGCTAGCTCTCGTGCGCCTCCCCAGCGTGGAGGTCCTCGACCTCGCCGACAACCTGCtgcgagacgaaggcgcgatCACGCTCCTTCTGGCGCTCATCTCATCGCACCGCTTGTTTTCATTCGAGAATGAAAgagcgcgaagcgcagagcctgcagcgcgcgaagacgcggccgACGAGGCTGAGGcatcttccgcggcgcgggacgggggcgaggcgcgtcggcagtctcgagctgctgcggctcctctgagcgaggaggcgcttccTGTgcaagctgccgccgcctcgccgggctccgcggcgggctgTGAGCTTTTTCCGGGGGGACGTTTTTCCCAGgtctcgtcgccgtcgccgccggcgccggcaggtCTGCGGTCGCTGAATTTGAGCGGCAACGAGatcgagggcgagcggctcTTCCGCGTGCTGCTCAAGGCGTACgtgggcgcatgcgccgccgacTTGGAAGTCCTCGATCTCGCCAACAACCGGCTTGACGGCGACGTCGTCCTTTGTCTGCGAGACGCCATGGCGCAGCGAAAGCGCGGGCGACAGCTCTtccaggcgcagcagcagcagacgcgcgacgtCCAAGCCGCCACACAGGTCGAGGCCCTCGTCGCCGAGAGAGACTCAACGAAAGAtctcgacggcggcgacttTCCCCCGCCCGAGccacgaggccgcgcggcacgcgaggcggagaacggcGAAGGGGCCTGCGGGGGTCTGGCGAGGAGTTTCCCGGTGAAGTGCCGCGAgtcggcgagcgagcgggaAGCGGACGCGTGGGCTGGGGCGGTTGTCGACTTGCGAGAGAACTTTTGCGGCTGCGAGCGGAGCAGCAGCGGGGAAGCGCTCGGCTCCCACGCGCGGAAACCCGTCGGGTGTCTCGGCGTCGTGGACAACACGCTCCtctcctgcggcgagcggcggagacccTCCAAGCGCCTCCACGGGAAGCAGACGGGGGgcgagtccgccgcgccgagcccgccagcggacgagagcgacgcggcaacAGCAAGAGGCGTGCCCCGGGAGGTAAGCGACCATGGAGGCGGGAATCAGAGAGCAGAGCGAGCCCagccgggcgcggagacccaGGCCCTACCGCCTGCGGTGTGGCGCTGCGGATTTCTTATCGACGTCTGTGACTGCCGGCTGCGGGAGAAAGCGCGCCaagaggaggctgcgcggcgctgcccaTGGGTcggtcgccgcagagagaagtCGCTCAAGGAGTACTTTGCGGCCTGGGGGACTGTTCAGAGGGAGCAgttccgcgcgctgctcgccgccgacgcggtcTTCACCTCGGCGGTGATTGAGGAGtgcgccgaagacgacgaggcctgcgacccgtgcgcgggagccgcgccgcaggagtcTGCCTCTCCCGAACCCGagaccggcgcggaggagaaggagctggTCGCGCAGGGCGAACTGCAACTGTTGGAATatggcgaagcgccgctgcgacgaggcgaccgcgagggccCTCTCGCGGTCGGgggggaggcagaagaagaaaaacgtcGCGCTCGGAgtgaggagggggggaggcctctctctgcggagcTGACCCGCTGTgccgcgggcctcccgcgccctccggctgaagcgcccgcagaaggcggagaggaagcggcggtGTGCCTCGTGCCTGACTACGCGTCTGACGGGCTTGCAGCGAGTTCTGACgccagcgaggacgccgaaggaggcgagagaagccGCTATGCAGGTCCTCGCCCCGCGTCGCGCCCGTCTTCCCCGTGTCttgcgcctccttctccgttTTCGGCCTTttcgtccgcgtcgcgcgtccctctcgtcgctgcgcggagCGTGTCGTGgtcgcgcgaagacgcggcgaggagtCAGGACCTCCACGGAAAACATGCCGAGGctggcagcgacgcagatgcggcggacgaggcgggcgcggggggggtcGCGATGGGGCGAtacgcttcttcttcgtcagTCTGCAGCGAACAGAGAGCTGGAGAGCGCTCGAGCtggacgacgcgcggcgaaggcgacgaggagggatacagcagcagcgaggcgagcgaccccgagggggagagaggctacgaagaagacgaggaggaagaagaagacggcgacgagaggTGCTTCCTTTTCCGCGGACGCAACCAGGGACCCCCCGCCAGCGTCCTGCTGCGCAAAAAATTCaagcgcctccagcggcaACTGGCCAGgtcggcgggcgacgaggacgacccgcgactctcgccgcgcacgcggctgctgcgtcggcttATAGACGGAGAAAGGCGGCGGGGCGCAGAGAGCACTGCagagggcgtcgcggagagcagcgactgcgcggagaccgacggcggaagcgacgaggacgatacggcgcgagtcgctgcgcgagggGGGATGAAGCGAAGGCACGGAAGGCacgcggaagcggagagcgagTCAGAGGCCACCGAGCTGCGCGGAAAATCGGTGAAGCGACGCGActgtggaggcgacgccgcgacagacagcgagggcgagcggctgctgcgcggccaTTCAAAGGCGGGGAgagcagaagaggaaaaaggagatgacgcagacgcggcaacgcgcaggccgctgaCGCTGGCCTCTGGCGATGCAGCGGACGAGCTGGCGCCCATGGGAGCGCGCAAGCGCCAGAAGAAGGCaaccgacgacgacgcaggatACGAGGCGGAACactgccgcgaggcgccgagagaggcgagcggcacCAGAAGGGGCccagctgcagcgggcgcccCAAGCACCCGGGGGGTCGCGTCGAGGAGCgtggcggaggaagaagatgaagacgagTCGTAcaaggaagacgaagaagacaccGATGAGGACGAGAGCAGTGAAAGCAGCGAAcgcagcgacggagaggaggatgAAGCTGTGGACGCCGAAGAGTTGGCAGAGCTGCTCATGGAGGCCACGGCAGCCGCCCAAGAGGCGACTTCGAGCGCTTCAACACGAGGAACGAGGGGGAGAGACGACGGGGGCCGGCGGGACCGGCGACGCTGA
- a CDS encoding putative histone lysine methyltransferase, SET (encoded by transcript BESB_072970) translates to MALQTSDSTPSSSSCSPSSSSCSPSSSSPSPSSSSSSPSSSPPSSPSSSPPCSPSSSPSSSPPSSPSSSSLSSDSSSSSSSPSSAYSSSPSSSSSSPSPPRSRTAPQGSLVQAPSLTLAPPRLPLAASPGAAPLDLPSYALPPDHSFASSAVCAPTALPEGDAGKHDSAYPPVSTFSCLPPRPVSLQLLSDSTRGGLTAFPPPSALPSPLPSTSHPSSARPFAVAGSLCPPPAGLAAASPASPPCRCASSASRGARDSSGAAGAGERRLGAETEVASVACRSAAGERGGERGNRRPSLLQTKRRKVQTVGAAEDLAAEGTTRAGDERAQAEQQTNETAQEVAESKVWMPGFVTVSASSSPPTPQRASTRPSVDSSSSSCSSASPLCASSPSLGVKPRRAAPGRARWEGPPGERKRQRLAPQKTSDPEEIAPSVLCWDSSPTMSGSAASPPASRAAVAPPPPRASAPCAAGASPAAAASRERDHREGEGERSSSEAAAAALKPSEIRRAAARVKAEMGEETQTKPETAREPEDAHLEGAKSACKGEEAAGRKLSSAAEDDPQRALPVPRMKASEPNQATTNTPGSQEEAASPPGAPAAHPLLSSSSASLFSKTSSSSPSSSFSSSSSSSFADIRPPTLREVIRLIAAPHRLHALLASDAERLRVEEASKPAQAAKGRMRGGNEETEEARTECLCCEDACDLCRHITSAAKQLFPWRAVVQAERACAPSACPRPTAVAGAEVSGGEGGDEGAAEAGESVVAPEDWYTIEQLRRCDRGNKFFFLRAPPDVTAQTAEMLAEILLTDEGAFDLFVPFPAAHSSPGATQPLSASLETASASAPAEAEATRSPAKLTAEVAENAHAEAANRERSPGLAESHRASLHAEETHPNLGALLKTKHEVETREEVVRAEATPDGAPAELCGRRGSVAARAEGPVEDEQQRTPEEAGGGGEDLNLKQTEGASDARGTRGDLEEEEENEGDAVEVHAAAAERVSDLKTLRGAGTAPPLPRATQCRLHTLLASPCACRVRRRLDRALESLSLRLRAPRCRPNLRLDEQAAEGEAGTGERETRGEASAPSASSPSSGSAASREGRLRGAAAELLSRRLCVFCREEEAAKESPQTDGDQGRREPAAWTAAGPGGPQSAPGPGDGGGGEAAAEEAASERRSEAQAPGAHGGIRGPEDSQVARDATWIAHRLFHSAPAAGAPTSGASEGDPLRAASPSPSASGASPAESPTGSEGVRAPASRAPFPPSWTGGPTAEAARQSGEERDPLFAELFLRLHGAAWRASLLSASSTSPAFLTRPLSPSLLPPSPSSLPPASSPSSSAPSGAPPPSWRSPSPPRRLAVERLLRVEAPRPPRRSFVLVESLQGAASLVDPYFHVRQSALLYRKHSIPSWLVPSPPPDAEIAARRLNASEGPSAPAAAAGRAGRGRGRRGGRGRRGARRGAESASEGSRVGSAGAVEKTGEEDEPEGDTGGGDAAHIVGAAPQCLSTMPPPRKLFRGFLLNHDGTLPQNLASQLLRNREVSRMEQLRQQAFLEAEAVEWPAVPPPERFPDRRRTRYELAIRGKRVKLQKSRIHGYGVFAVDWIRAGEVIMEYVGQAYAYKQRKGGVDGEEPSLAEIREARYDWQHGNCYIFSLDSEKGQTDGAGASSKTKFIDATDSGNLARYINHSCEPNCESVRMPHNAVAIVALRDLLPGEELFYDYQ, encoded by the exons AtggcgctgcagacgtcAGACTCCACCCCGTCATCATCGTCTTGCTCACCGTCATCATCGTCTTGCTCACCGTCATCATCGTCTCCCTCACCGTCATCATCGTCTTCCTcaccgtcgtcttcgccgccctcctcaccgtcttcttcgccgccctgctcaccgtcttcttcgccgtcttcctcacCGCCTTCGTCACCGTcatcgtcttcgctctcgtcggattcgtcttcatcgtcctcctctccgtcctcggcgtactcttcgtctccgtcatcttcgtcttcttccccgtctcctccgcgctcgcgcactGCTCCGCAAGGAAGCCTTGTgcaggcgccttctctcactctggcgccgccgcgcttgccgctcgctgcctctcccggTGCAGCTCCCCTCGATCTTCCGTCGTATGCACTTCCGCCTGACCATTcgttcgcttcttctgctgtCTGCGCGCCGACTGCACTtccggaaggcgacgcagggaagCATGACAGCGCCTACCCCCCTGTAAGCACCTTCTCTTGCCTTCCGCCCCGCCCCGTGTCTCTTCAGCTGCTTAGCGACTCCACGCGCGGAGGCTTGACTGcgtttcctcctccgtcgGCTTTGCCGTCGCCCCTGCCCTCTACGTCGCAtccgtcgtctgcgcgtcccttcgctgtcgctggcTCTTTGtgcccgccccccgcgggcctcgccgctgcgtcgcctgcgtctccaccTTGTCGTTGtgcgtcttcggcgtcgcgcggcgctcgcgatAGCAGTGGAGCCGCAGGGgccggcgagcggagactgggcgcggagacggaagtagcgagcgtcgcctgccgcagcgccgccggcgaaagGGGGGGAGAGCGGGGAAACAGGAGACCGAGCTTGCTGCAGACcaagagaagaaaagtgCAAACtgtgggcgccgcggaggacctggcagcagagggcacgacgcgcgcgggcgacgagcgcgcTCAGGCAGAACAACAGACGAATGAGACTGCGCAAGAGGTAGCGGAAAGCAAGGTCTGGATGCCCGGCTTCGTCACAgtgtctgcctcctcctcgcctcccacACCTCAGCGCGCTTCGACGCGACCCAGCGTTGacagctcctcctcctcctgctcctcggcctcgcctctctgcgcttcttcgccgtccctGGGGGTgaagccgcgacgcgcggcgccggggcgcgcgcgctgggagGGGCCGCCAGGAGAgcggaagagacagcgacTGGCTCCGCAAAAGACCTCTGACCCTGAAGAAATCGCTCCCTCGGTCCTCTGCTGGGACAGCAGCCCCACGATGTCTGgaagcgcggcctcgcctcctgcctcgcgcgcggccgtagctccgcccccgccccgtGCGTCGGCCccgtgcgccgccggcgcttcacctgcggctgcagcctctcGAGAGCGCGACcaccgcgagggcgaaggcgaacgaAGCAGCAgtgaggcagccgcggccgccttgAAGCCGAGCGAGATCCGACGGGCTGCCGCACGTGTGAAGGCCGAGATgggggaggagacgcagacaaaACCCGAGACGGCACGCGAGCCTGAGGACGCGCACCTGGAGGGGGCGAAGAGCGCATgcaaaggcgaggaggccgcggggaGAAAACTCTCTtccgcagcggaggacgacCCGCAGCGCGCCCTGCCGGTCCCGCGCATGAAGGCGTCTGAACCGAATCAAGCGACAACAAACACACCTGGAtcgcaggaggaggctgcctcgccgccaggcgcgcccgcggctcaCCCTCTCCTTTcatcgtcgtctgcctctctgttCTCTAAaacgtcttcctcctctccctcttcctctttctcttcctcctcgtcttcttcgtttgCGGATATCCGCCCACCGACGCTGCGCGAGGTCATTCGGCTCAtcgcggcgccgcatcgtttgcacgcgctgctggcgagcgatgcggagaggctgcgcgtcgaggaggccagcaagcctgcgcaggcggccaAGGGCCGCATgcgaggaggaaacgaggagacggaggaggcgcggaccGAATGTCTCTGCTGCGAGGACGCATGCGACCTCTGTCGTCACATCacaagcgccgcgaagcaacTCTTCCCTTGGCGCGCAGTCGTGCAGGCCGAGCGGGcgtgcgcgccctccgcgtgtCCGCGCCCGACGGCTGTTGCGGGAGCGGAggtgagcggcggcgagggcggcgacgagggcgccgccgaggccggcgagagTGTCGTGGCGCCTGAGGACTGGTACACAAttgagcagctgcggcgctgcgaccGCGGAAACAAAttcttcttcctgcgtgcgcctccAGACGTCACTGCGCAGACTGCAGAGATGCTCGCCGAAATTCTGCTCAccgacgaaggcgccttcGATCTCTTCGTTCCCTTTCCCGCGGCGCATTCGAGCCCAGGTGCGACTCAGCCGCTCAGCGCCTCCCTCGAgaccgcctccgcctcagcgccggcagaggcggaggcgacgcgcagcccaGCAAAACTTACTGCAGAAGTAGCGGAAAACGCccacgcggaggcagccaaCAGAGAGCGGTCACCAGGCCTCGCAGAGAGCCACAGAGCCTCGCTtcacgcagaagagacacatCCCAACCTCGGTGCCTTGTTGAAGACGAAGCACGAAGtagagacgcgagaggaagtGGTGCGAGCGGAAGCGACGCCAGACGGCGCTCCTGCAGAACTGTGTGGGAGACGCGGCTCCGTGGCAGCCAGGGCGGAGGGCCCCGTGGAAGATGAACAACAGCGAACGCCTGAGGAggcaggaggggggggagaggatTTGAATTTGAAGCAGacagagggcgcgagcgacgcgcgagggacgcgcggggacctcgaagaggaggaggaaaacgagggcgacgcagtcgAAGTccacgcggcagcagccgagcGAGTCAGCGATCTAAAGACTCTCCGCGGAGCGGGgacagcgccgccgcttcctcgcgcgacTCAATGCCGCCTCCACACactcctcgcgtcgccttgTGCGTGCAGAGTCCGGCGCCGTCTCGATCGCGCCCTCGAGTCCCTTTCTCTGCGACttcgggcgcctcgctgccgcccaaACCTCCGCCTGGATGAacaggcggcggaaggcgaggcgggaaccggcgagcgagagacacgcggagaggcgtccgcgccttccgcatcttcgccgtcctccggctctgccgcctcgcgcgaaggtcgcctccgcggagcggccgcagagctgCTTTCCCGCAGGTTGTGCGTCTTCTgtcgagaggaagaggcagcgaaggagagccCTCAGACCGACGGAGACcaaggcagacgcgagccgGCGGCCTGGACTGCCGCGGGCCCGGGGGGCCCCCAGAGCGCCCCCGGCCCCGGggacgggggcggcggggaggcggccgcggaggaggccgccagcgagcgaagaagcgaggcgcaggcgccaggcgcccaCGGCGGGATCCGAGGGCCTGAGGACTCGCAGGtggcgcgagacgcgaccTGGATTGCGCATCGGCTCTTCCAttcggcgccggctgccggcgcgccgacgtCGGGCGCTTCGGAAGGGGACCCACTCcgagccgcctcgccctcgccctcggcctcgggcgcgtcgccagccgaGTCCCCGACAGGCTCTGAGGGCGTGCGGGCCcctgcgagccgcgcccCCTTTCCGCCGAGCTGGACAGGAGGGCCcactgcagaggccgcgagacagagcggagaagaacgcGATCCTCTTTTCGCTGAGCtcttcctgcgcctccacgggGCGGCCTGGAGGGCCTCGCTtctgtctgcttcctcaACGTCGCCGGCCTTTCTCACccgtcctctgtctccgtctcttcttcctccttctccttcgtcgcttCCTCCAGCCTCTTCACCTTCCTCGTCGGCACCTTCAGGCGCGCCACCGCCGTCTTggcggtcgccgtcgccgccgcggcgtctggcggtcgagaggctgctgcgcgtggaggcgccgcgccccccgcggcgcagcttcgtcctcgtcgagtcgctgcagggggcggcgtcgctcgtgGATCCGTACTTCCACGTGCGGCAGAGCGCGTTGCTTTATCGCAAGCACTCAATCCCGTCATGGCTGgtgccgtctccgccgcccgatGCCGAGatcgcggcgcgacggctcAACGCGTCCGAggggccttccgcgccggcggccgcggcggggcgggcagggcgaggccgcggcaggcgcggagggcgcggaaggcgaggcgccaggcgcggagcggagagcgccagcgagggaTCAAGAGTTgggagcgcaggcgccgttGAAAAAacgggcgaagaagacgagccCGAAGGGGACACAGGCGGAGGTGACGCCGCGCACAtcgtgggcgccgcgccgcagtgTCTCAGCACCATGCCGCCGCCCAGAAAACTCTTCCGAGGCTTCCTTCTCAAT CACGACGGGACTCTCCCGCAGAACCTCGCCTCTCAGCTGCTGCGAAACCGCGAGGTTTCTAGAatggagcagctgcgccagcaAG CTTTCCTCGAGGCAGAGGCCGTCGAGTGGCCTGCGGTACCGCCGCCAGAGCGCTTCCCAGATCGCCGGCGGACACGCTACGAACTCGCCATCAGAGGCAAGCGCGTAAAACTGCAAAAGTCGCGAATCCACGG CTACGGAGTCTTCGCTGTCGACTGGattcgcgcgggcgaggtcATCATGGAGTACGTTGGTCAGGCTTACGCCTACAAGCAGCGGAAGggcggcgtcgacggcgaggagcccAGTCTGGCAGAAATTCG AGAAGCGCGCTACGACTGGCAACACGGCAACTGCTACATTTTCTCGCTGGACTCCGAGAAGGGCCAGacagacggcgccggcgcgagctcgaAGACCAAGTTCATCGACGCTACAGACAGCGGCAACCTGGCAAG ATACATTAACCACAGCTGCGAGCCGAACTGCGAGTCCGTGCGGATGCCTCACAACGCCGTCGCGATCGTCGCTCTGCGTGACTTGCTCCCGGGGGAGGAGCTCTTCTACGACTACCAGTAA